In the Malus domestica chromosome 16, GDT2T_hap1 genome, one interval contains:
- the LOC103403990 gene encoding nucleolar GTP-binding protein 1-like — translation MVQYNFKKMTVVPNGKDFIDIILSRTQRQTPTVVHKGYAISRLRQFYMRKVKYTQQNFHEKLSTIVDEFPRLDDIHPFYGDLLHVLYNKDHYKLALGQINTARNLIGKISKDYVKLLKYGDSLYRCKCLKVAALGRMCTVIKRIGPSLAYLEQIRQHMARLPSIDPNTRTILICGYPNVGKSSFINKITRADVDVQPYAFTTKSLFVGHTDYKYLRYQVIDTPGILDRPFEDRNIIEMCSITALAHLRAAVLFFLDISGSCGYSIAQQAALFHSIKSLFMNKPLIIVCNKTDLQPLDGISEEDKKLVAEMKSEAMKTVIGQGGEATNDDGVLLTMSTLTEEGVIAVKNAACDRLLNQRVELKMKSKKINDCLNRFHVAMPKPRDNKERPPCIPQAVIEAKIKQAAEKEKRQTERDLENENGGAGVYSASLKKHYILANDEWKEDVMPEILDGHNVYDFVDPDILHRLEELEREEGLRQEEEGDDFEMDGLELTPEEKKTLAAIRKKKSLLIQEHRIKKSTAESRPIVPRKFDKDREFTTKRMGRQLSKLGIDPSRAIERARSRSVSRGRKRERSVDRGDTDGGDAMEVDTPNKKQRMLSRSRSRSRSRPPTEVVPGEGFKDSNQKAKALQKARKSNKNRNKDARRGEADRVIPTLKPKHLFSGKRSIGKTQRR, via the coding sequence ATGGTTCAATATAACTTCAAGAAGATGACTGTTGTACCAAATGGGAAGGACTTCATTGACATTATCCTGTCTCGCACTCAGAGGCAGACCCCAACTGTAGTCCACAAGGGTTATGCCATTTCCCGCCTTCGTCAGTTCTATATGCGCAAAGTCAAATATACTCAACAGAATTTTCATGAAAAGCTCTCCACAATAGTTGATGAGTTTCCTAGGCTGGATGACATCCACCCTTTTTATGGCGACCTCCTTCATGTTCTCTACAACAAAGACCACTACAAGCTTGCACTTGGCCAAATCAATACTGCAAGAAATCTTATTGGAAAGATTTCTAAGGATTATGTGAAGTTGTTGAAGTATGGTGATTCACTTTACCGATGCAAATGTCTCAAGGTCGCTGCTCTTGGCCGCATGTGCACGGTTATAAAGAGGATCGGTCCTAGTTTAGCTTACCTGGAACAAATTAGGCAACACATGGCAAGGCTACCTTCAATTGACCCTAATACCAGGACAATATTGATTTGTGGGTATCCGAATGTTGGAAAGAGCTCATTCATTAACAAGATCACAAGGGCTGATGTGGATGTCCAGCCCTATGCCTTTACCACCAAGTCACTCTTTGTGGGGCATACAGATTATAAATACCTGAGGTACCAGGTAATTGATACACCAGGGATCTTGGACCGACCATTTGAAGACCGTAACATTATTGAGATGTGCAGCATCACAGCTTTGGCGCACTTGAGAGCTGCGGTGTTGTTCTTCTTGGACATCTCAGGGTCTTGTGGGTACAGCATTGCCCAACAAGCAGCTCTTTTTCATAGCATCAAGTCTCTGTTTATGAACAAACCATTGATTATAGTCTGCAACAAGACTGATTTGCAGCCATTGGATGGTATATCCGAGGAAGACAAGAAGTTGGTCGCAGAGATGAAATCTGAAGCTATGAAGACAGTGATCGGTCAGGGAGGTGAGGCTACAAATGATGATGGGGTACTCTTGACCATGAGTACTTTGACCGAGGAGGGGGTAATTGCTGTAAAGAATGCAGCTTGTGACAGGTTGTTGAATCAGAGAGTTGAGCTGAAGATGAAATCCAAAAAGATAAATGATTGCTTAAATCGTTTTCATGTTGCCATGCCAAAGCCTCGTGACAACAAGGAAAGGCCCCCATGCATACCTCAGGCAGTTATAGAAGCTAAGATTAAGCAAGCAGCGGAGAAGGAAAAGAGACAGACAGAAAGGGATTTGGAGAATGAGAATGGCGGTGCAGGTGTATACTCTGCCAGTTTGAAGAAGCATTATATCTTAGCTAATGATGAATGGAAAGAGGATGTCATGCCAGAAATTCTTGATGGGCACAATGTGTATGACTTTGTTGATCCTGATATTTTACATAGGCTTGAGGAGTTGGAACGAGAAGAAGGACTCCGTCAGGAAGAGGAGGGTGATGATTTTGAGATGGATGGATTGGAATTGACTCCAGAAGAGAAAAAGACATTGGCTGCGATCAGGAAAAAGAAAAGCTTGCTCATTCAAGAACATAGAATCAAGAAAAGCACAGCAGAGAGTCGACCCATTGTACCAAGGAAATTTGACAAGGATCGGGAATTCACAACAAAGAGAATGGGGAGGCAACTATCAAAATTAGGAATTGATCCTAGTAGGGCAATTGAACGGGCCCGAAGCAGATCTGTGTCTAGGGGacggaagagagagagatcagtTGACAGGGGTGATACTGATGGTGGCGATGCTATGGAAGTGGATACACCCAACAAGAAGCAGCGTATGTTATCTAGATCCCGTTCAAGGTCCAGGTCAAGGCCTCCGACTGAAGTCGTCCCTGGAGAGGGCTTCAAGGACTCTAATCAGAAGGCTAAGGCACTACAGAAGGCCAGGAAATCTAATAAGAATAGAAACAAGGATGCTCGTCGTGGAGAGGCAGATAGGGTCATTCCCACTCTAAAACCAAAGCACTTGTTCTCTGGAAAGCGCTCAATAGGAAAAACCCAGAGGCGTTGA